The genomic interval TCTCTCCCATGATAAAGTTGGAAACCGCTTTGGCATTTTTCGTGTGCGTCATCGTTGCTTCAAAATAATCGGAAGTGGCCTTATCGGCCGTCAACACGCCGGCATCATATTCCGGCAGCCCCAGCTCTTTCACATACCGTTCACGACGCTGCGCCGGAAGTTCCGGAAGTTCGGAACGCCACTGCTCCACCTGTTCCGCCGTGATTTTCACCGGCATCAGATCCGGTTCCGGGAAATAGCGGTAGTCATGCGCGTCTTCCTTTGTACGCTGAACGAAGGTTTCACCGCGGTCCGGGTTATAACCCCGCGTCTCCTGCTCCACTTTTCCTCCGGCTTCAAGCACCGCAATCTGACGCTCGATTTCGTATTCGATGGCATCTTTAATGAACGCAAAGGAATTCATGTTTTTAATTTCCACCTTGGCACCGAGTTCCTCCTGGCCGACCGGGCGCACCGAGACATTCACATCGGACCGCATCTGGCCTTTTTCCTGATCGCAGTTGGAAATACCGCCATACTGCATGATCTGCTTCACAGCCGTCATATAGGCCAGCGCATCTTCCGAGGAATGCATACAGGGATTGGAAACGATTTCCATCAGTGCGGTTCCGGCGCGGTTGTAGTCCACCAGCGACGCCCCGGAAACGTGCGTGTTTTTCGCCGCATTTTCCTCCTGATGAATCCGTTCAATGGTGAACGTTTTCATTTCACCGTTCACTTCAACGGTAATTTCACCCCCGAGACAGATCGGCTCATCGGCCTGGGTGATCTGATAGTTCTTGGCCATGTCCGGATAAAAATAGTTTTTGCGGTCCCATTTACTGTAGGGATTGATTTCGCAGCCCAGCAGCAGCCCTGCCTTGCAGATCAGCTCAATGGCGT from Verrucomicrobia bacterium S94 carries:
- the gatB gene encoding Asp-tRNA(Asn)/Glu-tRNA(Gln) amidotransferase subunit GatB, with the protein product MEYEATIGLETHIMQKTETKMFCSCKYEYGAEPNTHVCPVCLGYPGALPVMNEHAIELICKAGLLLGCEINPYSKWDRKNYFYPDMAKNYQITQADEPICLGGEITVEVNGEMKTFTIERIHQEENAAKNTHVSGASLVDYNRAGTALMEIVSNPCMHSSEDALAYMTAVKQIMQYGGISNCDQEKGQMRSDVNVSVRPVGQEELGAKVEIKNMNSFAFIKDAIEYEIERQIAVLEAGGKVEQETRGYNPDRGETFVQRTKEDAHDYRYFPEPDLMPVKITAEQVEQWRSELPELPAQRRERYVKELGLPEYDAGVLTADKATSDYFEATMTHTKNAKAVSNFIMGEMLRLLSETDSSIEDCKVTPEKLAEIIALIDAKTISTGGGKQIFEAVFNDDGDPKQIMDEKGLAQVSDDSALENWANEAIANNPKPVEEYKAGNAASINFLMGQVMKASRGKANPGAVMQMLKQKLDG